AACAATTAAGGTGTTTGTGTGCAGAAGTACCTCTCAGAGGCGCGTCAGTTATTAGTTTTGGCTATCCCGGTAATACTTGCGCAGGTTGCGCAGACGTCAATGGGATTCGTAGATACAGTAATGGCCGGTGCCGTCAGCGCCACGGATATGGCCGCCGTTGCCGTTGGAACCTCAATCTGGATGCCCGTAATCCTTTTTGGGCACGGTCTGCTGCTGGCTTTAACGCCGGTCGTAGCACAGCTTAACGGCTCTGGTCGCCGCGACCTTATTGCTCATCAGGTCCGTCAGGCGTATTGGCTGGCTGGGATCGTTTCCGTACTGGTTATGGTTGTGCTCTATAACGCTGCTCATTTGATCTCCGCCATGAATAACGTTGACCCGCTGCTGTCGGAAAAAGCCATCGGGTATCTGCATGCACTGCTCTGGGGAGCCCCAGGGTATCTGTTCTTCCAGGTGGCCCGCGACCAGTGTGAAGGCCTGTCAAATCCAAGCCGGGCATGGTGATGGGTTTTATTGGTCTGCTGGTAAACATCCCGGTTAATTATGTCTTTATCCATGGCCATTTGGGCATGCCTGCTCTCGGTGGCGTTGGCTGCGGCGTGGCTACCGCTTCAGTATACTGGGTGATGTTTATTGCCATGAAGTTCTGGGTGAATCGTGCAAAATCGATGCGCGATATTCGCCTGCCACAGCGTTTCAGTCCCCCGGACTGGAAAGCGATACGCCGACTGACCGGACTCGGCCTGCCGGTTGCGCTGGCTCTGTTTTTTGAAGTCACTCTGTTCGCCGTTGTGGCTCTGCTGGTTTCCCCGTTGGGGATCGTCAACGTCGCCGGACATCAGATAGCGTTAAACTTCAGCTCACTCATGTTTGTCGTGCCGCTGTCCATCGGCGTAGCAACCACCATCCGTGTAGGCTTTCGTCTGGGCCAGGGGTCAGCCGAACAGGCGAAAGTGGCAGCCTGGACTGCCCAGGGCGTAGGGATAGGTATGGCCTGCGTTACCGCGCTGTTTACCATCAGCTTCCGTGAGCAGATCGCCCAGCTGTACACCGACGATCCGGCAGTGGTTACTATGGCGGCCCAGCTGATGCTGCTGGCGGCGATATATCAATTCTCTGACTCCGTTCAGGTGATAGGCAGCGGCATTTTGAGAGGTTATAAAGATACCCGGTCGATCTTCTTTATCACTTTCATCGCCTACTGGCTTCTCGGCTTACCTTTCGGCTACCTGCTGGGGATGACGGATCTGGTGGTGCCTGCGATGGGGCCAGCCGGATTCTGGATCGGCTTTATTATCGGTCTGACGTCCGCGGCGATTATGATGATTTGGCGAATACTCCGACTGCAACGCGAACCGGAAACAATCATCATGGCTCGCTCTGCACGCTAGTTTGGCGGATGATTTCACCACGATACGGTTAAAAATGCTGCGCTTCGCACAGTTGCGCAGCAATCAGGCTGGAAAACAATTTTTCTCCTTGCCAGGCGTGCTGGCTGCCGTTAATATTCGTCCCCGCTGTCGCCATGACAGCTATGTGCGTCCGTAGCTCAGTTGGTTAGAGCACCACCTTGACATGGTGGGGGTCGGTGGTTCGAGTCCACTCGGACGCACCACTTTCAAACAACGGCCGACAAGGCTGTTGAATAAATGAAAGTTGAAACGATTTATGCGTCCGTAGCTCAGTTGGTTAGAGCACCACCTTGACATGGTGGGGGTCGGTGGTTCGAGTCCACTCGGACGCACCAAATTGTTTCTGGTGTATTTTAAGTATTACATCCCCGTTAAGCCGTTGTATGCCTGCCCTGCTCTAAGGCTTCAAAAGCCCGATCGCTGGACGTCAGATACGATGCGTTCTTAGCTCAGTTGGTTAGAGCACCACCTTGACATGGTGGGGGTCGGAGGTTCGAGTCCTCTAGAACGCACCAGCTTCCTTCTATTTTATTCCATCAGCCATTGAACGCATAATCTGTTGTCTTATCAGCCGATGTTTTATCCATTGCACCTGTTGCCCCACGCTTTTCATTGGTTTTCGAGCACTAAACGACTATAGTATTGTTAGTTGTTTCACTTGAATGGTTTCAGCGTATGGTTGCCCCTCAATTTATAATAACTTCCCGTTGCGCGATGTCTTGCCACAGCGCCGCTGAAACCGTGTCTCAAATTACCCTGCAGTCTTTAATCCCGTCACCTGTCTTTAAGTTTAACCTTCCTGGTGACGCAAAATTCTCTTCCGGTGGGGTTACCGCCGGGATACAGCTTTCTCATCCATCACAACTTAGTAGATAAATCGTCATGAAAAAAACTAAGATCGTTTGTACTATCGGCCCAAAAACCGAATCTGAAGAGATGCTGACCAACCTGCTGGATGCCGGCATGAACGTTATGCGTTTAAACTTTTCCCACGGGGATTACCAGGAACACGGACAGCGCATTACCAATCTGCGTAACGTTATGAGCAAAAGCGGTCACCAGGCGGCCATCCTTCTGGATACCAAAGGTCCTGAGATCCGTACCATGAAGCTGGAAGGTGGACAGGATGCTGCGCTCAAAGCAGGCCAAACCTTTACCTTTACCACCGACCAGAGCGTTGTGGGTAATGCACAAACCGTTGCCGTGACCTATCCTGGCTTCGCAACGGATCTGCAAGTCGGCAATACCGTACTGGTTGACGATGGTCTTATCGGCATGGAAGTTCTCGAAGTGACGGACAGCACCGTCGTCTGTAAAGTGCTGAACAACGGCGACCTGGGCGAGAACAAAGGCGTTAACTTGCCGGGGGTCTCGATTCAGCTTCCGGCGTTGGCCGAGAAAGACAAGCATGACCTGATCTTCGGCTGCGAGCAGGGCGTTGATTTTGTCGCGGCTTCCTTCATTCGTAAACGTTCTGACGTGATTGAGATCCGTGAGCATCTGAAAGCACACGGCGGTGAGCACATTCAGATCATCTCTAAGATTGAAAACCAGGAAGGCCTGAACAACTTCGACGAAATCCTTGATGCCTCTGACGGCATCATGGTTGCCCGTGGTGACCTTGGCGTTGAAATCCCGGTGGAAGAAGTGATCTTCGCGCAGAAAATGATGATCAAAAAGTGTAACCACGCACGTAAAGTGGTGATCACCGCCACCCAGATGCTTGATTCGATGATCAAGAACCCGCGCCCTACCCGTGCAGAAGCCGGCGATGTTGCCAACGCCATCCTCGATGGTACTGATGCAGTGATGCTGTCAGGTGAGAGTGCGAAAGGCAAATATCCGCTGGAATCTGTCCGCATCATGGCGACCATCTGTGAACGTACTGACCGCGTGATGAAAAGCCGCATTGATTCGCAGCATGACAACCGTAAAATGCGCATTACTGAAGCCGTATGCCGTGGTGCCGTTGAAACTGCCGAGAAGTTGGAAGCCCCGCTGATCGTTGTGGCAACAGAAGGCGGTAAGTCTGCGAAGTCAATTCGTAAGTACTTCCCAAATGCCACTATTCTTGCGCTAACGACCAACGCACAGACTTCCCGTCAGCTACTGCTGAGCAAAGGGATTATCACCTCAGTCGTGGAAAAAATTGCGTCTACCGATGATTTCTACCGTCTGGGTAAAGCTGCCGCAGAGGCAAGCGGATATGCTCATAAAGGCGAAGTGGTTGTGATGGTTTCAGGTGCTTTAGTGCCTAGCGGAACCACTAACACTTCATCAGTCCATGTGCTCTGATTAAGATCAACTCCTGACGTAAAAAGCGCCTTTATTGGCGCTTTTTTTTGTTACACGATCCGTTTTTCCCCGGCCGCCTGACGATGTAACATCCCGCTAAAATCACCGCCAAATATCAGAGTACTCTGATTAAAATCGCCTGTTTTCTCTTCACGTTATGTAAAAAGCTGGAAAGAAGATGTTTCTTTGAGCGAACGAGCAACTTTAACCTCCTTCCCTGCAAAAATTTATTCTCTTTAGAAAAAACTTTGTGTAATACTTGTAACGCTACATGGAGATTAACTTAATCTAGAGGGTATTAATAATGAATCGTACTAAACTGGTGCTGGGCGCGGTAATCCTGGGTTCAACTCTGCTGGCTGGTTGCTCAAGCAACGCTAAAATTGACCAGCTGTCTACCGACGTTCAGACTCTGAACGCGAAAGTTGACCAGCTGAGCAACGACGTGACTGCAATCCGTTCTGACGTTCAGGCTGCTAAAGATGACGCAGCACGCGCTAACCAGCGTCTGGACAACCAGGCTCACTCTTACCGTAAGTAAGAGTTCTGGTTTTAAAAATGGCGCACAGTGTGCGCCATTTTTTTTTCCCCATTCATCTGTCGCCCTGTTCCCCCCCCTCCAAAACCAACGCTAATGCATCCAGAAGGCTTTAATCATTCTGGAGAGTATGTGGGTAGCCTGAAAAAGTTATGAAGCCGCTAAGAAGCGCGGGTAGACGCAGTTAGACTATCAATGCGTTATCTGGAAACTTCTTCAGAGCTTGCCGGAGAGGTAAACGCCCGGCTACGCACTTTTGGGCATTTACCGGGAGGTACGCATATCAGTTAGCGCTGGCTTAAAAGCAGTGACTTTTGACGAATGGCGCGGATCATTGCTTCAAGGCCCTGCGAACGCGATGGGGTCAGCTGTTGCATCAAAGACAGGTCCGCGAACCACGGACGCACATCAAAATCGACGATTTCCTGCGGCGTCATTGATTGATAGAGGGTAAAAACGATTGCAATCAGCCCTTTAACCAGCGCTGCGTCACTCTCTCCATGAAGTACGACAAGGCCGTTCTGGTCAACATCTACAACAATCCAAACCTGGCTCTGGCAACCCGGAACAATATTTTCAGGCTGCTGTAGCGAATCGGTGCCTGCTGGTAGTCTCGCTCCCAGCTCAATCATATAAAGATACTTCTCTTCCTGGTTGGCGCAGCGATTAAAATTGCGCACCAGCTTTTCTTTATCTGGCAAAGTTGCCATTGCTTCCTCACTTTGGATCTGATTCTAAAATTTTTGGCTTAACGTGTAATAAGGGCGAGGCATGCCTCGCCCCTAAGGCAGAATGATGTGCGCCCGGCGGGCATTTAGCCCAGCAAACGATGAATACGGGTTAAGCCAGCGACCAGACGGTCAACTTCTTCTTCGGTATTGTACAGGACAAAAGAGGCTCGGCACATTGCCGGCACCTGATAATAGTGCATGAGCGGCATCGCGCAGTGGTGCCCGGTGCGAATTGCGATGCCGTACTGATCGAGGAAGCTGCCGACATCAAACGCATGGTGTTTACCGAGGTTAAACGCGACAACCCCGCTACGCTGTGACGGGCCATAAATGATGATGTCAGGCACTAGCGCCAGCTTATCCAACGCATAACGCATCAGCTCCCGTTCACGCTGACAGATAACATCCAGCCCCAGTTCGCCGATCCATTTCAGCGCAGCGCCCAAACCAATGATAGCGGCGGTATTCGGCGAACCGGCCTCAAAACGCCACGGCGCGGCAGCGTAAGTCGTGCCGTTCGTCAGGCTGACGGTGGCGATCATGGCGCCTCCCCCTTCCCACGGCGGCATTTGGTCAAGCAGCGCCTTGCGGCCATACAGGATACCGATACCGGTGGGGCCATAGATTTTATGCCCGGAAAAAACATAAAAATCGCAGTCCAGATCCTGCACATCCACGCTGTGGTGCATCACCGCCTGAGCGCCGTCAATAAGCGTCACCACTCCGGCGGCTTTTGCCTGGGCGACCAGCTCTTTTACCGGATTTTCCGTGCCCAATACGTTTGAAACCTGTGTGACCGCCAGCAGACGGGTGCGGCTATCCATCAGCAGCGGCAGCTGCGCGATATCCAGTTCTCCCTGCGGAGTAAGCGGGATAAAGCGCACTTCCGCGCCGGTGCGCTGCGCGACCATTTGCCAGGGCACAATGTTGGCGTGGTGCTCCATCTCGGTAATGATGATGTTATCACCGGGCTGCAGCTGGCTGCTTCCCCAGCTGTTGGCCACCAGATTGATCGCTTCCGTGGTCCCTTTGACAAACACGATTTCTTCCGCGCTGGCGGCATTAAGGAAAGCGGCGGCCTGAACGCGAACGTTCTCCATTTCTGTGGTCGCTTCCGCGCTCAGGGTGTGGATACCACGATGCACGGCAGCATAGCCGTTCCGATAGAACTGGCTTTCTGCCTCTATTACCGCCTGCGGCTTCTGCGCGCTGGCAGCGCTGTCAAGATAGGCCAGCGGCTGTCCGTTGACCTCACGCGCCAGCAGCGGAAACTCCGCCCGAACGCGGGCCAGGTCAAAACTCATTGCAGGCCTCCGGGGAAACGCTGCGCGATGCGTTGCATCACGGCTTCTTTTAGCGTCTCGTTAGCGATAGCTTCCGTTAATTCAGCGGCAAACGCATAAATAATCATGCGTTGTGCAGCGGCTTCATCGATACCACGCGAGCGCAGATAGAACATCTGCTCTTCGTCGATACGCCCGATAGTCGCTCCGTGGCCACACTTCACGTCATCCGCATAAATTTCAAGCTGAGGCTTGGTGTCGACCTCAGCTAAGCGGCCCAACAGCAGGTTGTTATTGCTCATCTGACCGTCAGTTTTGAGCGCGTGCTTCGCCACCTTGATAATGCCGTTGAACACAGCACGGCCACGGTCGCGCACGATGGTTTTATGCAGCTGGCGACTCTGGCAATACCCTTTGTTATGTTCCAGCCAGGTACGGCTGTCACAGACTTCTTTGTCTATCGGCAGCATCAGGCTGTTAATCGCCAGATCGGAACCTTCGCCGTTCAACTGGGTACTGGTGTGGTGGCGCGTTAACCCAGCGCCCAGCAGGAAGCTGTGGCTCTGAACTCGCGTATCGCGCCCAAGCGTCAGATCGTTATGCGAGAAATGGTAGCTACTGCTATCTTCAAAAGACAGATTGTAGTGAGCCAGTGAGGCGTTATCGCCCACTTCCGCAGTAAATCGCGAGCCGGTAAAATGGGGCGCCGCACTCAGGCTGATATAGTGCTCAATCACCGTCGCTTCTGCCGCTGCGTCCAGCTGTAAATGATGACGATAATGAGAGGTGTTCAGCTCACCCGCGCTACTGCTGCTGATATGCAGCAGATACAAAGGACGTGTCGCCGCTTTGCCACGCGCCAACTGAATAAAGGTAACCTGCTCTGCCAGGCTCTCGGTCAGATGCAGGAACACCTCCGGCTGTACGGGGGCGTTCAGTTCCCGCCGCTCCGCGGCCTGGGCTATCTGGATGGTAAACAGATCGTGCTCACCATCACTCAATTCAGACGAGAAACGGCCATCGACAAATACCAGACGTACCGCATCGATGGGTAAGGCCAGTGATTGGATCGTGTCAGCATCCAGCTTCGCAGGCTCTGGCTGGACAAACTGGTTATCCAGCAGCCGATCCAGCGGTGTGTACTTCCAGTTTTCCTGCTTACGCGTCGGCAGACCTAAGCGCAGCAGCTGCTGCCAGTGCTGTTGTGCCTGCATTGAGCGACTTTCACCGTGTGTTTCAAACAGGTGGTGCCACTGTTGCAGGGCATTATCATTCCTGGTCGGTAAGCCAGCCATAGCCTTGCTCCTCCAACTGTTTCACCAGTGAGAAAT
This DNA window, taken from Erwinia tasmaniensis Et1/99, encodes the following:
- the pykF gene encoding pyruvate kinase PykF; the protein is MKKTKIVCTIGPKTESEEMLTNLLDAGMNVMRLNFSHGDYQEHGQRITNLRNVMSKSGHQAAILLDTKGPEIRTMKLEGGQDAALKAGQTFTFTTDQSVVGNAQTVAVTYPGFATDLQVGNTVLVDDGLIGMEVLEVTDSTVVCKVLNNGDLGENKGVNLPGVSIQLPALAEKDKHDLIFGCEQGVDFVAASFIRKRSDVIEIREHLKAHGGEHIQIISKIENQEGLNNFDEILDASDGIMVARGDLGVEIPVEEVIFAQKMMIKKCNHARKVVITATQMLDSMIKNPRPTRAEAGDVANAILDGTDAVMLSGESAKGKYPLESVRIMATICERTDRVMKSRIDSQHDNRKMRITEAVCRGAVETAEKLEAPLIVVATEGGKSAKSIRKYFPNATILALTTNAQTSRQLLLSKGIITSVVEKIASTDDFYRLGKAAAEASGYAHKGEVVVMVSGALVPSGTTNTSSVHVL
- a CDS encoding major outer membrane lipoprotein, whose amino-acid sequence is MNRTKLVLGAVILGSTLLAGCSSNAKIDQLSTDVQTLNAKVDQLSNDVTAIRSDVQAAKDDAARANQRLDNQAHSYRK
- the sufE gene encoding cysteine desulfuration protein SufE, giving the protein MATLPDKEKLVRNFNRCANQEEKYLYMIELGARLPAGTDSLQQPENIVPGCQSQVWIVVDVDQNGLVVLHGESDAALVKGLIAIVFTLYQSMTPQEIVDFDVRPWFADLSLMQQLTPSRSQGLEAMIRAIRQKSLLLSQR
- the sufS gene encoding cysteine desulfurase SufS encodes the protein MSFDLARVRAEFPLLAREVNGQPLAYLDSAASAQKPQAVIEAESQFYRNGYAAVHRGIHTLSAEATTEMENVRVQAAAFLNAASAEEIVFVKGTTEAINLVANSWGSSQLQPGDNIIITEMEHHANIVPWQMVAQRTGAEVRFIPLTPQGELDIAQLPLLMDSRTRLLAVTQVSNVLGTENPVKELVAQAKAAGVVTLIDGAQAVMHHSVDVQDLDCDFYVFSGHKIYGPTGIGILYGRKALLDQMPPWEGGGAMIATVSLTNGTTYAAAPWRFEAGSPNTAAIIGLGAALKWIGELGLDVICQRERELMRYALDKLALVPDIIIYGPSQRSGVVAFNLGKHHAFDVGSFLDQYGIAIRTGHHCAMPLMHYYQVPAMCRASFVLYNTEEEVDRLVAGLTRIHRLLG
- the sufD gene encoding Fe-S cluster assembly protein SufD; the protein is MAGLPTRNDNALQQWHHLFETHGESRSMQAQQHWQQLLRLGLPTRKQENWKYTPLDRLLDNQFVQPEPAKLDADTIQSLALPIDAVRLVFVDGRFSSELSDGEHDLFTIQIAQAAERRELNAPVQPEVFLHLTESLAEQVTFIQLARGKAATRPLYLLHISSSSAGELNTSHYRHHLQLDAAAEATVIEHYISLSAAPHFTGSRFTAEVGDNASLAHYNLSFEDSSSYHFSHNDLTLGRDTRVQSHSFLLGAGLTRHHTSTQLNGEGSDLAINSLMLPIDKEVCDSRTWLEHNKGYCQSRQLHKTIVRDRGRAVFNGIIKVAKHALKTDGQMSNNNLLLGRLAEVDTKPQLEIYADDVKCGHGATIGRIDEEQMFYLRSRGIDEAAAQRMIIYAFAAELTEAIANETLKEAVMQRIAQRFPGGLQ